In Clostridium sp., one DNA window encodes the following:
- a CDS encoding M50 family metallopeptidase, whose protein sequence is MIKISRYFIPYVIFLIIIGYRGQIVYTFIIVFCHELIHYLAARHYKFSGFDIEFIIVGTVIKLKDLDEATKEEDIIISSSAPIGNLLFSIVFYILHEKFEVQIFYMLFSINLAIGLFNLIPAFPLDGGRILRSLLNFRIDYRRANKITIVIGIIIGIILMLIYVISFLKGYRIFNIGIIGLFIVVCSLRENERTSYIIMGDIIKKNYKFLKRGYMENRNISIHHKQDLLTAMSLFDKNKYNIFTVLDDYMKIVDIVYEEEIIEALKVYGNITLEEFLKASDNHII, encoded by the coding sequence GTGATAAAAATAAGCAGATACTTTATTCCTTATGTAATATTTTTAATTATCATAGGTTATAGAGGTCAGATTGTTTATACCTTTATAATAGTTTTCTGCCACGAGTTAATTCATTATTTGGCTGCCAGGCATTATAAGTTTTCCGGATTTGACATAGAGTTTATAATTGTGGGAACCGTGATAAAGTTAAAGGACCTGGATGAAGCTACCAAAGAAGAGGACATCATTATTTCTTCTTCAGCACCTATAGGCAATCTGTTGTTTTCCATAGTATTTTATATATTGCATGAAAAATTTGAAGTTCAGATATTTTATATGCTTTTTTCTATAAATCTTGCTATAGGTCTATTTAATTTAATACCGGCATTTCCACTGGATGGTGGAAGGATTTTGAGAAGCCTGTTGAATTTTAGAATTGATTACAGAAGAGCAAATAAAATTACTATTGTTATAGGCATTATTATAGGAATTATATTAATGCTTATTTATGTAATAAGCTTTCTAAAAGGATACAGGATCTTTAATATTGGAATTATAGGATTATTTATAGTTGTGTGTTCACTTAGAGAAAATGAAAGGACATCATATATAATTATGGGTGATATTATCAAGAAGAATTATAAATTTTTAAAAAGAGGGTACATGGAAAATAGGAATATTTCCATACATCATAAACAGGACCTGCTTACTGCAATGTCTCTTTTTGACAAGAACAAGTACAACATCTTTACTGTGCTGGACGATTACATGAAAATTGTAGATATTGTGTACGAAGAAGAGATAATAGAGGCACTTAAGGTATATGGAAACATAACTTTGGAGGAATTTTTAAAAGCAAGTGACAATCATATCATTTAA